The Streptomyces sp. A2-16 sequence CCGAGACCTCGCCGCGGGACGCGATCGCCTCGGCGCCGCCCTCGGGGAGCTCCGGCATGGTGCCGATGAGGCCCGTCGCCGCGGCCTGGGACGCGCCGATGGTCGGGCTGCCGGTGCCGATCAGGCCGAGGCCCGCGTACTGCTCCAGCTTGGCGCGGGAGTCGGCGATGTCGAGGTTGCGCATGGTGAGCTGGCCGATCCGGTCCACCGGACCGAAGGCCGAGTCCTCGGTGCGCTCCATGGAGAGCTTGTCCGGGTGGTACGAGAACGCCGGACCCGTGGTGTCGAGGATCGAGTAGTCCTCGCCCCGACGCAGGCGCAGGGTGACCTCACCCGTGACCGCCGCGCCGACCCACCGCTGGAGCGACTCGCGGATCATCAGGGCCTGCGGGTCCAGCCAGCGGCCCTCGTACATCAGACGGCCGAGGCGCCGGCCCTCGTTGTGGTACTGGGCGACGGTGTCCTCGTTGTGGATCGCGTTGACGAGACGCTCGTAGGCCGCGTGGAGCAGGGCCATGCCGGGCGCCTCGTAGATGCCGCGGCTCTTCGCCTCGATGATCCGGTTCTCGATCTGGTCGGACATGCCCAGGCCGTGCCGGCCGCCGATCGCGTTGGCCTCCATGACCAGGTCGACGGCGGAGCCGAACTCCTTGCCGTTGATGGTCACCGGGCGGCCCTGGTCGAAGCCGATCGTCACGTCCTCGGGCGCGATCTCGACCGACGGGTCCCAGAACTTGACGCCCATGATCGGCTCGACGGTCTCGATGCCGGTGTTGAGGTGCTCCAGGGTCTTGGCCTCGTGCGTGGCGCCCCAGATGTTGGCGTCGGTGGAGTACGCCTTCTCGGTCGAGTCCCGGTACGGCAGCTGGTGCGCGACCAGCCACTCCGACATCTCCTTGCGGCCGCCGAGCTCGGTCACGAAGTCCGCGTCCAGCCAGGGCTTGTAGATCCGCAGGTTCGGGTTGGCCAGCAGGCCGTAGCGGTAGAACCGCTCGATGTCGTTGCCCTTGAAGGTCGAGCCGTCGCCCCAGATCTGGACGTTGTCCTCCAGCATCGCCCGCACCAGGAGGGTGCCGGTGACGGCACGGCCCAGCGGGGTGGTGTTGAAGTACGCCCGCCCGCCCGAGCGGATGTGGAACGCCCCGCAGGTGAGCGCGGCCAGCCCCTCCTCGACCAGCGCGGCCCGGCAGTCGACCAGGCGCGCGATCTCGGCACCGTAGGTCTTCGCGCGGCCGGGCACCGAGTCGATGTCGGGCTCGTCGTACTGGCCGATGTGCGCGGTGTAGGTGCACGGGATGGCGCCCTTGTCGCGCATCCACGCGACCGCGACGGAGGTGTCGAGACCGCCGGAGAAGGCGATGCCGACGCGTTCGCCGGCGGGGAGGGACGTGAGGACCTTGGACATAGGAAGATTATGCATCACCGCGTATGGTCATGCAAAGCCCCGACATGTGGACCCTCACGTGATTCACGTCATCCGCGCGGGAGGCGTGGGCGCGGATCGAGCGCGCTGCCCGTGAGGCCGGTCGAGAGATGTCCCGTGGCACGCACCGCGACCGATGTCGCGGTGCGCGACTGTTCAGGGGACGGAGCTGTCAGGCGGGTTGCGGGAGTACGGCGTCCGCATGGTCGCCGAAACCGGCGTCGCGGGCCCGCAGTGCGGCGGCGGCCCGGTCGTGCACCTCCAGCTTGGTGAAGATGCGGGAGACGTAATTGCGTACGGTTTTCTCGGCGAGGAACAGTCGCCGGGCGATCTGACGGTTGTTCAGACCGTCCGCGAGCAGTTTCAGTATCTCGCCCTCCCTGGCGGTCAGCCGGGAGAATTCGGGGGGCTCGGGAAGCCTTTGCATGGTGGCGAAATATTTGCTGAAGCGGGCGGCGATCGTGGGGCTGAACGCGGCGCCCCCGCGCGCCACGATGGGCAGGGACTGCAGCAGTTCCTCCGGGCTCGCGATGCGGGCCAGGTACCCGTTCACGCCGAGGCGCAGGGCGGAGACGATCACGTCGTCGTACTCGTTCTGCGACACCACGACGATCTGCGGCCGGGACTTCTCCTGACGGTATGTGGACACGACCCACGCAACGTTCCTGCAAATGGCGCGTCTGGACGACGGTTCGCCGATGATCACGACGTCGGGCCGGAGCGGGTTGCTCTTGAGACATCGAAGGCCGCGGGATTCGTCCACCGCGGCGCCGATGAGGTGGACGCTGTCGTCCTGTTCGACAATCGCTTCAAGTCCGGCCAGGAAGACGGGATCCTCACTCAGAATGAACAGGTTGATCCGCACGACTTCACACCCCCGTGGTATAAGCGTACTCGCCTGCAAAGACCGTGCCAGCCTAAGCGCACGAAGCGGCCGGTCAACGCCGAGTAAAGGCGTATGGTCGCCTTCAGGCCGAGTTGGACGTCCGTCCGATCGACCGCATAGGTTCGGCGCATGGGAGATGTCTCGCGCCGACGTCTGATCCTCCTCGACGGGGCGGCCGCCCTCGGGTTCGCCCTGCTCCCTCAGTTGATGGTGGTACGCCCCGGTACCGGCGGCACGTCCGACGGGACCACCGTCGCACTGCTCTCGCTCGCCACCGCGCTGCCGCTCGCCGTACGACGCCTGTGGCCGGTGCCGGTGTTCGCGATCGTCCTCACCGGATCCTGCGCGGCGCTGGCCGCCGGGCTCGGTCCGGCCGTCTTCCTGGCCGCCGCCTACGCCCTGTACATGGTCGCGACGACACGACGGCAACAGCTCGGGCGGTCGGCCGTGCTCGTCGGCGGGGCGAGCGCGGCGGGCGCGGCCCTGCTGACGGTGACGGGCGGCAGCAACTACCAGGGCGGCACCCTGGCGGTGCAACTGCTGTTCGGGCTGCTGGTGTTGGGGACGACGTGGGCTGCGGGGGCGGCTGTGCGGGAGCGACGCGAGAGTCTGCGGCGCACCATCGAGCAGGCGGCCGAACAGGCCAAGGTCGAGGAACGTATACGGATCGCCCGGGACATCCACGACGTCGTCACGCACAGCGTGGGCCTGATCGCGATCAAGGCCGGTGTGGCCAACCATGTCGTCGCCACCCACCCCGAGGAGGCGCGCGAGGCCCTCACCGTCATCGAGGACGTCAGCCGCCGGGCGCTGCGTGACATGCGGGCCACCCTGAAGGTGCTGCGCCGCGAGCACGGCGACGAACAGCGGGACCTCCAGCCGGTCCGCGGCATGGCGGACCTGCCCTCCCTGGTCCGTACGGCCGAGGCGGCGGGCGTCGCCGTCGACCTGCGCACCGATCACGCGGAGGAACCGCCCGACGGCGTCGCGCTGGCCGCCTTCCGCATCGTCCAGGAGGCGCTGACCAACGTCGTCAAACACGCCGCTCCGACCCGCTGTCTCGTCCGCGTCACCGCGCGGGCCGGACTGCTGACGATCGACGTCACCGACGAGGGGCCGGGGCCCGGGCACCGGGCGACCGTCCCCGGCGGCGGGATGGGGCTCGTCGGGATGAAGGAACGGGTCGCCGCGCACGGCGGCACCCTCACCGCGGGGCCCCGACCCGGCGCGACGGGCTTCCACGTCCTCGCGACACTGCCGTATTGAGGACGGCCCGGAGCCGCGTACCGAAAGTGTGGCCGAAAAGGAATTCATACCCCGGTATGAGTCCGGGCCGTGAAACCGTCCCTCCCCGTCCCGACCCCGGTCCGATGTCTCCGACGTCCGGCGCGGCCAGACTCGTCGTGTGATTGACGTCCAGAACCTGACGAAACGGTATGGGCAGGCCACCGTCGTGGACGGCCTGACCTTCACGGTGCGGCCCGGAGCCGTCACCGGCTTCCTCGGACCGAACGGCGCCGGGAAGTCGACCACGATGCGGATGATGCTGGGCCTGACCCGCCCGGACACCGGAACGGCCCGGATCGACGGGCGCGCCTACGTCGACCTGACCTACCCCCTCCGGCACGTCGGCGCCCTGCTGGAGACCTCGGCCCCGCACCGCGGCCTGACCGCCCGCGACCATCTGCGCTGGCTCGCCCAGAGCAACCGGATCGCCCAGGGCCGGGTCGGCCAGGTGCTGGAGACGGTCGGGCTGGCGGACGCGGCCCGGCGCAGGATCGGCACCTTCTCCCTGGGAATGGGTCAACGGCTGGGCCTCGCCGCGGCGTTGCTCGGCGACCCGCCCGTCCTGGTGCTCGACGAACCGGTCAACGGACTGGACACGGAAGGCATCCGCTGGCTGCGCGACCTGCTGCGCTCGATGGCCGACGAGGGCCGTACCGTCCTCATCTCCAGCCACCTGATGACGGAGATGGCCCTGGTCGCCGATCACCTGGTCGTCATCAGCCGCGGCCAACTCCTGGCGGACACCGGCATGTCGGAGTTCCTCGCCCGCCACGGAAGCTCCTACGTCCGGGTTCGCACCCACGAACCCGACCGGCTCGCAAGGGAGCTGGTGAGCGGAGGTGCCACCGTGACACGCATCCCCGGCGGCGGCCTCGACGTCGTCGGCATGCCGGCCGCGGACGTCAGCCGGATCGCCGCGAAGGGCGGCTTCCCGCTCGACGAACTGAGCACCCACGCCGGGTCGTTGGAGGACACCTTCCTCGGGGTCATCGGCGAGGCGGGCGCGGCCCGCAGCGCAGGCGTCGACACAGGCATCACCGGTGAGGAAGGCAGGGACTCCCGTGTCTGAGACACTCGCGGCCGTACGCGCCGAGACCACCAAGCTGCGCGGCATCCGCGGCACCCAGGTGTCGCTGCTGCTGTTCGCGGTGGTCAGCATCCTCATCGCGGCCCTCGGCGGCTGGTCAGCGAAGAACGCGCTGGAGTCCGACAACCCGAGCCTGCGCTCCGACTTCACCCCCGAGCAGGCCGGCCTCGACGGCATCCTCTACGGCCAGTTGGCGCTGATCGTGTTCGGGGTGCTCGTCGTCACCAGCGAGTACACGTCCGGGATGATGCGCGTCTCCCTGCTCGCGGTGCCCCGGCGCGGACGCCTCTACGCGGCGAAGATGAGCGTCACCGCCCTGGCGGCCCTCACCGTCTCCGTCCCGGTCACCCTCCTCGGCTACCTCGTCACGCAGGCGGCGCTCGGGTCCCACGGCTCCTCGCTCGGCGCGAGCGGCGTCCTGCGCGCCCTGGCCGGCTCCGTCGTCTATCTGACCCTGATGTGCCTGTTCGCGGCCGGTATCGCGGCCGTCGCCCGCAGCGCCGTCGTACCGCTGGCCATCCTTCTGCCGATGGTGCTCGCCGGGACGCACATCCTGTCGCTCATCGGAGCGACCAAGGAGATGTCCCGCTACTTCCCGGACCAGGCCGGAAACGAACTGCTCACCGTCGACTCCCCGCACACCGCCTTCGGGTTCACGGTGCTGCTCGCCTGGACCGTCGCCGCCGTCGGATGGGGATGGGTACGGCAGCGGCGGTGGGACAGCTGACAGGACCGGCATAGGACAACTGCCCCATGCTCTTGGGACATTCAGCCCCGTAGCTTCCCTGACAGATCACGGGCCGAACAGGTCGGCCCGAACGATCCGACACGGGAGGACATCCATGTCCGCGATTTACGAGCCCCCCATGCTGCAGGAAGTCGGCGACTTCGACGAGCTCACGAAGTGTCTCGGCGTCGGAAGCTGCAACGACTTCGCCGGCTGCGGCTACGCGATCGTCTGCTTCTGGTGATCACCTCCGGTGCCGGTGCGTTCACGCGCACCGGCACCATCCGGGGGCAACGAGGGGACGGGGAACGAGGCGACATGGAATTCGTGGTGCTTCCGGATCATCCGGGCGCTGCCGCGCTGGCCGGCCGGCTGCGAGGGAAACGGCGCGTCGACCACGCGTCAGGGCGACCCTGGATCGTCGGCGACTGGCGCGAGACCGAGGTCACCACGGTCGAGGCGGGCCCACGCCGACTGGTCGTGCTGGGACACACCCGGCTCGACGAGACCACCACGACGGCCGCGCTCGGCAGGCTGCGCTCGCTGCACGACGCCGACGGGATCGCCTCCCGGCTGCCCGGCGTCTTCCACCTGGCGGTTTCCGCGGACGGCAAGACCCGCGTGCAGGGTTCGGTCGTCGGTGTACGACAGATCTTCACGGCCGTCCTCGACGGCGTGACCATAGCCGCGAGCGGACTGGAGCCGCTGCTCCGGCTGACCGGCGCCGACCTCGACGAGAGCGTGCTCGCCGCCCGCCTGCTGGCCCCCGGCGGTCCGCCCTGGCCGCTCGCCCAGCGCCCCGTCCGGCGTGGCATCACACCCCTGACCACCGGCCACTGGCTGGAACTGGACAGGGACGGCCGGGCCCGGCAGATCCGCTGGTGGGAACTGGCGGAGCCGACTCTCGGCCTCGCCGAGGGAGCGGCCGCCGTCCGCTCGGCGCTGGACGACGCGATCACCGCCCGGGTCACCGCGGGCGGCACCCTCAGCGCCGACCTGTCCGGCGGCCTGGACTCCACCTCACTGTGCTTCCTCGCCCACGCGGCGGGAGCCGACCTGGTCACCTACCACGTGATGCCGATCGACAGCGCCAACGCGGACACCGTATGGGCCCGCAGGGCCGCGGAGTCCCTCCCGGCCGCCCGGCACCACATGCTCTCCGCCGACCGCGCCGAGAACCTGTTCGACGTCGGGTACACCGCCGACCTCGTGGGCGCGGCCCCGGAAGGGCCCTCGACCTGGGCCTCCGGACTCGCCCACATCCAGGACCTGGCCAAGCGGGCCACGGCGGAGGGCGCCACGCTGCACCTGACCGGCTTCGGCGGCGACGAGTTGTTCGGCCGGATGCCGGCCTGCGCCTGGTCCCTGGCCCGCGCCACACCGGTCGACGGGCTGCGGCTGGTCAACCGCTACCGGCTCGCCAACCGCTGGCCGTGGCGGGCGACGTTGCGGGCGCTGCTGGACCGGTCGACGTTCACACAGAACCTCGGCGCGGTCGCCGCCCGCATCGACACCCCGCCCCCGCCCGTCGACGAGCCCGACTTCGGCTGGGTGTTCGCGCCCCGCCTGCCCGCCTGGGCCACCCCGGACGCCGTGGCCGCGGTCCGTGACCTGCTCGTCGAGGCCGCCATGGAGGGGCCGGGGCCGTTGGACGCCGACCGGGCCCGGCACCAGGCGCTCGCCTCGCTGGTCTTCGAGGGAACCACCGTCCGCCAGGTCAACACCGCCCTCGCGGGCACCGGTATCGCCTGGGACGCGCCCTTCCTCGACGACCGGGTGGTGGAGGCCGCCCTGGCCACCCGGATCGACCAGCGCCTGCTCGGCGGCCGGTTCAAGCCACTGCTCACCACGGCCGTACGGGGCCTCGTCCCCGCCGACGTCCTGGACCGCCGCGACAAGGGCGAGTTCAGCGCGGAGGCGTTCCGGGGCCTGGCCCGCAACCGGGCCCGGATCCTGGAGCTCTGCGAGGACTCGCGGCTCGCCCGGCTCGGGCTCATCGACCCGGGGGCCTTCCGTTCCGCGGTGCTGAATCCGGGGCCGATGTCCCATCACCTCATGCCGATCGACACCACGGTGGGCTGCGAGAGCTGGCTGAGGACGCATCCGCAGACGCGTCCTGAGTCGCACCCCCTGCCCCCCGCCCAGGACCCGCACTCGGGAGAACTCGGATGAAGCTGACCCTCGCCCGCGACGTCACCCTCACCGTCGTCGACACGGGCGCCGTGCTGCTCGACGGGCGCCGCGGCCGCTACTACCAGCTCAACCACTCCGGCGCCGGAGTCCTGCGCCAACTCCTCGACGGGGACGCGCCCGACACGGCCGCCGCCGGCCTGTGCGCCGCGGCCCCGGTCAGCGACGCCCAGGCACGGCAGGACGTCCAGGCCCTCATCGACGCGCTCAGCGCGGCCCATCTCGTGGAGGTCGCCTCGTGACCACCCCCGCCGTGGCCGAACAGGCCCCGCGGCTGCCGTGGCACCGGCAGTTCGCCCCCCGGTGCGCGGCCGGCGCGGCCCGCCTGCTGGTCCAGCTGCCCCCGGCTCGCCTGCACCGCGTGCTGCGCGTGCTCAGCAAGGGGTCCCGCCCCGCCGGATACGCCGAGGTGGCGCGGGCCCGCCGGGCCGTCGTCTCGGTCAGCACCCGCTGCGCGGGCCTCGGCTGCCTCCAGCGCTCCGTGGCCACCGCCCTGCTGTGCCGCACGCGCGGCCGGTGGGCCGACTGGTGCACCGGATTCAGGACGGAGCCGTTCGGCGCACACGCCTGGGTGGAGGTCGACGGGCGGCCGGTGGACGAGCCCGGCGAACTCAGCGCGTTCCGCACGGTCCTGGCCGTGCGCCGCCCGAGCGAGCGCCCACGTTCGTCCGGCGAGAGCCCCGGTCAGTCCGGCGAGAGCCCGGGCCGCATCGACGGGAGCCGCTGATGACGGCGATCCGGGCCGAGGGCCTCTACGCGTACTACGGGACCACGGCGGCCGTGAACGGCCTCGACCTGACCGTGCCCACGGGCAGTGTGTACGGCTTCCTCGGGCCGAACGGCGCGGGCAAGACGACCACCATCAACATGCTGATCACCCTGCTGCGTCCCACCGCCGGCCGTGCCGAGGTGGCGGGCTTCGACGTCGCCACCCGGCCCGCCGAGGTCCGCCGCCGGATCGGCATCGTGTTCCAGGAGTCGACCCTCGACCTGGACCTCTCCGCCGCCGAGAACCTCCGTTTCCAGGCCGACCTGTGCGGCCTGTCCCGCCGCGCCGGAAGCAGGGCCATCGACTCGCTGCTCGACCTGATGGACCTGTCCGAGCGCCGCAGGGTGCCCGTACGGCAGTTCTCCACCGGCCTGCGCCGTCGCCTGGAGATCGCCCGCGGCCTGCTCGCCGAGCCCCTCGTGCTGTTCCTCGACGAGCCGACGACCGGCCTGGACGCCCAGACCCGCGCCGCGGTCTGGGACCATCTGGAGCGGCTCCGGCGGGAGCGGGGCATCACGGTCTTCGTCACCACCCACCAGCTGGACGAGGCCGAGCACTGCGACCGGATCGCGATCGTCGACCGGGGCAAGGTGGTCACCGAGGGCACACCCGCGGACCTCAAGTCCGTCATCGGGGCCGACCTCGTCGCCCTGCGCACCGAGGACGACAAGCGCGCCGCCGAAGCCCTGCGCGAGCGGTTCGGCCTCACCGCGGAGCCCACCCCGGACGGCCTGCTGTTCCGGGTCGAGCGAGCCGCCGCCCTCGTGCCCCGCCTGTGCACCGAACTCGGCGTGACCGTGCGCGAGGTGAGCATCGACCCGCCCACGCTCGACGACGTCTTCCTGCACCACACCGGTCTGGCCATCCGGGAGGCCGCGGCCGGCCCGCGCACGCTCGGCAACCTCGGGGAAGGACTGCGATGACCCGGACCGACACCGCACCGGCCGCGCTCGCCGGCGGCACCGCCTCGACGCCGCCGGCCGAACGGTCCCGCCACCCCGCACGCCCCGTCGTGCTGCTGTGGCGGCGCGAGATGATCCGCCTGCGGCACAACCCCGTGCGGCTGGCCATGGGACTCGTGACGCCCCTGCTGTTCCTCGTCGTCCTCGGCACCGGTCTCGACGCGGCGTCGTCCAGTCTCGGGAAGGCACAGCTCAACGACTACCGGGCCTATCTGTTCCCCGGCACGCTGGTCATGTCGGTGCAGGCCCCGGCGATCGCCGTGGGCATCTCCCTGGTGTGGGACCGCAGGCTGGGAGTGCTGCGCCAGATGCTCGTCGCTCCGTTCCCGCGCGCCGCCATCATCTTCGGCCTCGCCCTCGGCGGCGCCACCACGGGTGCGGTCTACGGCCTCATGGTGCTGTCCGTCGGCGGCATCGCGAACATCCGCTACACGCCCATGCTGCTGGTCGTGCTGCTCGAACTCCTGCTGGTCTCGCTCATGTTCACCTCGCTCGGACTGCTCGCCGCCGTCACCATCCGGCAGGTCGACACCTTCCAGGTCGCGGTGAACCTGAGCCTGATGCCGCTGATGTTCTTCTCCGGCGCGATGTTCCCGCCCAACGGCCTGCCCGGCTGGCTGGACACCGTCGTTAAGCTCAACCCGCTGACGTACGGCGTCGACGCGGTCCGCCGGACCCTGCCCGGTCCGGACGTGCTCACCTCGGAGCAGACACGGCTGATGCTCGGCGGCTGGCACCCGCCCGTCGTCGCCGAGCTGGGCATGATGGCCGCCCTCACCGCGCTCGCCCTCGGGTTCGCGGGCTACCGATTCTCCCGAACGTCATGAGCGGGGAAGGACAGCGCACGGTCGACGTCATGACGACCGGGGCGACGAGAACGGCCGACACCCGGCCGGCGACCCGGACCCGGGCGGGCCTGGTGCGGCTGGCGGCGCGGCTGACGCTGGCAGCGGTCCTCGCCTACGCCGCTCTGGTGAAGGTGGGGGACCTCACGGAGGCCGGACGCACGGTCGCCCTCTACCGGATCGTGCCCGACGATCAGGCCCAACTCATCGGTGGCGTCCTGCCGTTCGTCGAACTGGCGATCGCGCTCCTGCTCGCGGCCGGGCTGGCGACCAGGGTGGCGGCGGTGGGCTCGGCCGTCCTGCTGGTTGTCTACGTCGCGGCCATCGCCTCGGTGTGGGCGCGGGGCATGTCCATCGACTGCGGGTGCTTCGGCGGCGGGGGCACGCTCAGCGACGGCGCCGAGCGCGGCTACGCGATCGACATCGCGCGCGACCTGGTGCTGCTCGGTGCGGCCGCCCTCCTGATCCGCAACCCGCGCACTCCGTACGCGCTGGACAGCTGGGTCCTGGACCCGAAGGAGCGAGAAGCATGACGGACACACGGACGACGGACGCCATGGTGCGGGAGATGGTGCACCAACGGCAGCGGCGGCGGCGCACGATGGTGGTGTCGCTGGTGGCCGTGGTGGTGGTCGTCGCCGCCGCGCTGGTCGGCGCGGGCCTGGTCCGGGCCAACAACACCGCTCCGGACAAGGCGCCGAGCCGCGTGCCGGCCGGGGTCGCAGCCGACAAGTCGGGTGTGGCGGCCTCCACCGGCGCCGT is a genomic window containing:
- the argG gene encoding argininosuccinate synthase, producing the protein MSKVLTSLPAGERVGIAFSGGLDTSVAVAWMRDKGAIPCTYTAHIGQYDEPDIDSVPGRAKTYGAEIARLVDCRAALVEEGLAALTCGAFHIRSGGRAYFNTTPLGRAVTGTLLVRAMLEDNVQIWGDGSTFKGNDIERFYRYGLLANPNLRIYKPWLDADFVTELGGRKEMSEWLVAHQLPYRDSTEKAYSTDANIWGATHEAKTLEHLNTGIETVEPIMGVKFWDPSVEIAPEDVTIGFDQGRPVTINGKEFGSAVDLVMEANAIGGRHGLGMSDQIENRIIEAKSRGIYEAPGMALLHAAYERLVNAIHNEDTVAQYHNEGRRLGRLMYEGRWLDPQALMIRESLQRWVGAAVTGEVTLRLRRGEDYSILDTTGPAFSYHPDKLSMERTEDSAFGPVDRIGQLTMRNLDIADSRAKLEQYAGLGLIGTGSPTIGASQAAATGLIGTMPELPEGGAEAIASRGEVSEDEALLDRAAMEFGTD
- a CDS encoding response regulator transcription factor — translated: MRINLFILSEDPVFLAGLEAIVEQDDSVHLIGAAVDESRGLRCLKSNPLRPDVVIIGEPSSRRAICRNVAWVVSTYRQEKSRPQIVVVSQNEYDDVIVSALRLGVNGYLARIASPEELLQSLPIVARGGAAFSPTIAARFSKYFATMQRLPEPPEFSRLTAREGEILKLLADGLNNRQIARRLFLAEKTVRNYVSRIFTKLEVHDRAAAALRARDAGFGDHADAVLPQPA
- a CDS encoding histidine kinase — translated: MGDVSRRRLILLDGAAALGFALLPQLMVVRPGTGGTSDGTTVALLSLATALPLAVRRLWPVPVFAIVLTGSCAALAAGLGPAVFLAAAYALYMVATTRRQQLGRSAVLVGGASAAGAALLTVTGGSNYQGGTLAVQLLFGLLVLGTTWAAGAAVRERRESLRRTIEQAAEQAKVEERIRIARDIHDVVTHSVGLIAIKAGVANHVVATHPEEAREALTVIEDVSRRALRDMRATLKVLRREHGDEQRDLQPVRGMADLPSLVRTAEAAGVAVDLRTDHAEEPPDGVALAAFRIVQEALTNVVKHAAPTRCLVRVTARAGLLTIDVTDEGPGPGHRATVPGGGMGLVGMKERVAAHGGTLTAGPRPGATGFHVLATLPY
- a CDS encoding ATP-binding cassette domain-containing protein, translated to MIDVQNLTKRYGQATVVDGLTFTVRPGAVTGFLGPNGAGKSTTMRMMLGLTRPDTGTARIDGRAYVDLTYPLRHVGALLETSAPHRGLTARDHLRWLAQSNRIAQGRVGQVLETVGLADAARRRIGTFSLGMGQRLGLAAALLGDPPVLVLDEPVNGLDTEGIRWLRDLLRSMADEGRTVLISSHLMTEMALVADHLVVISRGQLLADTGMSEFLARHGSSYVRVRTHEPDRLARELVSGGATVTRIPGGGLDVVGMPAADVSRIAAKGGFPLDELSTHAGSLEDTFLGVIGEAGAARSAGVDTGITGEEGRDSRV
- a CDS encoding ABC transporter permease; its protein translation is MSETLAAVRAETTKLRGIRGTQVSLLLFAVVSILIAALGGWSAKNALESDNPSLRSDFTPEQAGLDGILYGQLALIVFGVLVVTSEYTSGMMRVSLLAVPRRGRLYAAKMSVTALAALTVSVPVTLLGYLVTQAALGSHGSSLGASGVLRALAGSVVYLTLMCLFAAGIAAVARSAVVPLAILLPMVLAGTHILSLIGATKEMSRYFPDQAGNELLTVDSPHTAFGFTVLLAWTVAAVGWGWVRQRRWDS
- a CDS encoding aborycin family tricyclic lasso peptide, which gives rise to MSAIYEPPMLQEVGDFDELTKCLGVGSCNDFAGCGYAIVCFW
- a CDS encoding lasso peptide isopeptide bond-forming cyclase: MEFVVLPDHPGAAALAGRLRGKRRVDHASGRPWIVGDWRETEVTTVEAGPRRLVVLGHTRLDETTTTAALGRLRSLHDADGIASRLPGVFHLAVSADGKTRVQGSVVGVRQIFTAVLDGVTIAASGLEPLLRLTGADLDESVLAARLLAPGGPPWPLAQRPVRRGITPLTTGHWLELDRDGRARQIRWWELAEPTLGLAEGAAAVRSALDDAITARVTAGGTLSADLSGGLDSTSLCFLAHAAGADLVTYHVMPIDSANADTVWARRAAESLPAARHHMLSADRAENLFDVGYTADLVGAAPEGPSTWASGLAHIQDLAKRATAEGATLHLTGFGGDELFGRMPACAWSLARATPVDGLRLVNRYRLANRWPWRATLRALLDRSTFTQNLGAVAARIDTPPPPVDEPDFGWVFAPRLPAWATPDAVAAVRDLLVEAAMEGPGPLDADRARHQALASLVFEGTTVRQVNTALAGTGIAWDAPFLDDRVVEAALATRIDQRLLGGRFKPLLTTAVRGLVPADVLDRRDKGEFSAEAFRGLARNRARILELCEDSRLARLGLIDPGAFRSAVLNPGPMSHHLMPIDTTVGCESWLRTHPQTRPESHPLPPAQDPHSGELG
- a CDS encoding lasso peptide biosynthesis PqqD family chaperone, which translates into the protein MKLTLARDVTLTVVDTGAVLLDGRRGRYYQLNHSGAGVLRQLLDGDAPDTAAAGLCAAAPVSDAQARQDVQALIDALSAAHLVEVAS
- a CDS encoding lasso peptide biosynthesis B2 protein is translated as MTTPAVAEQAPRLPWHRQFAPRCAAGAARLLVQLPPARLHRVLRVLSKGSRPAGYAEVARARRAVVSVSTRCAGLGCLQRSVATALLCRTRGRWADWCTGFRTEPFGAHAWVEVDGRPVDEPGELSAFRTVLAVRRPSERPRSSGESPGQSGESPGRIDGSR
- a CDS encoding ATP-binding cassette domain-containing protein, whose translation is MTAIRAEGLYAYYGTTAAVNGLDLTVPTGSVYGFLGPNGAGKTTTINMLITLLRPTAGRAEVAGFDVATRPAEVRRRIGIVFQESTLDLDLSAAENLRFQADLCGLSRRAGSRAIDSLLDLMDLSERRRVPVRQFSTGLRRRLEIARGLLAEPLVLFLDEPTTGLDAQTRAAVWDHLERLRRERGITVFVTTHQLDEAEHCDRIAIVDRGKVVTEGTPADLKSVIGADLVALRTEDDKRAAEALRERFGLTAEPTPDGLLFRVERAAALVPRLCTELGVTVREVSIDPPTLDDVFLHHTGLAIREAAAGPRTLGNLGEGLR
- a CDS encoding ABC transporter permease; the encoded protein is MTRTDTAPAALAGGTASTPPAERSRHPARPVVLLWRREMIRLRHNPVRLAMGLVTPLLFLVVLGTGLDAASSSLGKAQLNDYRAYLFPGTLVMSVQAPAIAVGISLVWDRRLGVLRQMLVAPFPRAAIIFGLALGGATTGAVYGLMVLSVGGIANIRYTPMLLVVLLELLLVSLMFTSLGLLAAVTIRQVDTFQVAVNLSLMPLMFFSGAMFPPNGLPGWLDTVVKLNPLTYGVDAVRRTLPGPDVLTSEQTRLMLGGWHPPVVAELGMMAALTALALGFAGYRFSRTS
- a CDS encoding MauE/DoxX family redox-associated membrane protein, with translation MSGEGQRTVDVMTTGATRTADTRPATRTRAGLVRLAARLTLAAVLAYAALVKVGDLTEAGRTVALYRIVPDDQAQLIGGVLPFVELAIALLLAAGLATRVAAVGSAVLLVVYVAAIASVWARGMSIDCGCFGGGGTLSDGAERGYAIDIARDLVLLGAAALLIRNPRTPYALDSWVLDPKEREA